In Pyrus communis chromosome 1, drPyrComm1.1, whole genome shotgun sequence, the following are encoded in one genomic region:
- the LOC137707830 gene encoding uncharacterized protein — translation MEECQQILFILRKYEVASVQMFNMQKSEVSFSRNVKRDVQDALASHLGDETVVTVSISLRNISGSASKVGKGSSSVRRDEKSWSKLSHSCVLCGCENETGAHILYDCPFATSVWSFSVLGHLPKGNVSFSIHEWMLSLIPILDKHRFDLLLMLFHAIWSSQNSMFWSGKCDPPNAVVSRMISWWQNCLLVTFSSLPLRDPPTSSSSLWTGPRQGPWKLNTDGAWDANRFIRGMRMVIRDSAGKFVAGLSKSSTHVPSPLFAEALTIREGLALASSRGFHNLTIKSDSI, via the exons ATGGAGGAATGCCAGCAAATATTGTTTATCCTTCGCAAGTATGAGGTTGCCTCAGTACAGATGTTTAACATGCAAAAAAGTGAAGTCTCATTTAGCCGAAACGTAAAGCGGGATGTCCAGGATGCTTTGGCGTCCCACTTAGGG GATGAAACCGTGGTCACTGTTTCAATTTCATTAAGGAACATCTCTGGAAGCGCCTCCAAAGTTGGAAAGGGAAGTTCCTCAGTTCGGCGGGACGAGAAATCTTGGTCAAAGTTGTCGCATAG CTGTGTGTTATGCGGATGTGAAAACGAGACTGGTGCTCATATCCTCTATGACTGTCCTTTTGCAACCAGTGTTTGGAGCTTCTCGGTATTAGGGCACCTTCCCAAGGGAAATGTTTCCTTCTCAATCCATGAATGGATGTTGTCCCTGATTCCCATTTTGGACAAACACaggtttgatttactcttgatGCTCTTCCATGCCATCTGGTCTTCTCAGAATTCCATGTTCTGGTCCGGAAAATGTGACCCTCCCAATGCCGTAGTCTCTCGCATGATCTCTTGGTGGCAAAACTGTTTACTAGTCACATTCTCTTCTCTGCCTCTCCGCGATCCCCCGACCTCTTCATCATCATTGTGGACTGGGCCTAGACAGGGGCCGTGGAAACTGAACACTGACGGTGCCTGGGATGCTAATCGCTTCATCAGGGGAATGAGAATGGTTATCCGTGACTCTGCTGGAAAATTTGTGGCTGGTTTATCAAAGTCATCTACACACGTTCCCTCCCCCCTCTTTGCAGAAGCTCTTACAATTCGGGAGGGTCTAGCTCTTGCGTCTTCCAGGGGTTTCCATAATTTAACCATTAAGAGTGATTCGATCTAG